In Blastopirellula sp. J2-11, a single genomic region encodes these proteins:
- the gcvT gene encoding glycine cleavage system aminomethyltransferase GcvT produces the protein MTLAKTPLYDWHHAAGGRLVDFGGWSMPVQYSSIIDEHNATRTAVGMFDVSHMARFRFDGPGAGDFLDKLLTRKASVVPMGKIRYSLVCNDEGGILDDVLIYNLGEGDNQYFWLVVNAGNRQKIAAWIEQHLPDEGVVFTDHTHETAMIAVQGPKAIEAVQPLCDVPIHDLKYYSGALGTLCGEPALISRTGYTGEDGVEVTVPAAAAIAIWDQILNAAKPLGGLPCGLGARDTLRLEAAMPLYGHELSESIDPITAGLKFGVSFDHDFIGKDRLEAARDAAPPMVRVGFRCADRRVPREHCTVHIGDQQVGEVTSGTFSPTLNQPIAMGYVDPAIAVSGTAVEIDIRGKRVTAEVAPLPFYSRPRT, from the coding sequence ATGACGCTCGCCAAAACGCCTCTTTATGATTGGCATCACGCCGCTGGCGGCCGCTTGGTCGATTTCGGCGGCTGGTCGATGCCGGTTCAATACAGTTCGATCATTGACGAGCACAACGCGACGCGCACCGCGGTCGGCATGTTCGACGTCTCTCATATGGCCCGCTTCCGCTTTGATGGGCCTGGCGCCGGCGATTTCCTCGACAAATTGCTCACTCGCAAAGCCTCGGTCGTGCCGATGGGCAAGATCCGCTACAGCCTGGTCTGTAACGACGAGGGGGGAATCCTGGATGACGTTCTGATTTACAATCTGGGCGAAGGGGATAACCAGTACTTTTGGCTCGTGGTGAATGCCGGAAATCGCCAAAAGATCGCAGCTTGGATTGAGCAGCATCTCCCCGATGAAGGGGTCGTCTTTACCGACCACACGCATGAGACGGCGATGATCGCGGTCCAGGGGCCGAAGGCGATTGAAGCGGTTCAACCGCTGTGCGACGTACCGATCCACGATTTGAAATATTACTCTGGCGCCCTGGGCACGCTTTGCGGCGAGCCGGCGCTGATCAGCCGAACCGGCTATACCGGCGAAGATGGGGTCGAAGTGACCGTGCCGGCCGCCGCGGCGATCGCGATTTGGGACCAGATTTTGAATGCCGCCAAGCCACTCGGCGGGCTGCCGTGCGGGCTGGGGGCACGCGACACATTGCGTCTGGAAGCGGCGATGCCGTTGTACGGACACGAACTGTCCGAGTCGATTGATCCGATCACCGCCGGCCTGAAGTTCGGCGTCTCGTTTGATCACGACTTTATCGGCAAAGACCGATTGGAAGCGGCGCGTGACGCCGCGCCGCCGATGGTCCGCGTCGGCTTCCGCTGTGCGGATCGTCGCGTTCCGCGTGAACATTGCACCGTGCACATCGGCGACCAACAAGTTGGCGAAGTGACCAGCGGCACATTCTCGCCGACGCTGAACCAACCGATCGCGATGGGTTATGTGGATCCTGCGATTGCGGTCAGCGGCACGGCGGTCGAAATTGATATTCGCGGCAAACGCGTCACGGCCGAAGTCGCTCCGCTCCCTTTCTATTCTCGTCCTCGCACCTAA
- a CDS encoding DUF1559 domain-containing protein codes for MRGFTLVELLVVIAIIGVLIALLLPAVQQAREAARRMSCQNNLKQMSLGLQNFHDTYREFPDGSQGGWGPSWAAYLLNFTEQQNQADQLDFNAFFSPGLGTKVNDIPLDNYLPEYMTCPSSNLPRFKLEPYLNTYNRGHGTYAGITGAYPDGAAHGTSRTVYIQRYNGYHVGGGMLIPNKKTKMSEVTDGTSNTLILAEQSAPTFSSTGVASDMRSSGSYGSFQGANTRDDIKEGSDWDTVLQYHRAFNVITVRYQINSLTSPGMSTTAGGPNNNVNSSHPGGAQFARVDGSVAFIPETINFDTLRNLCTRDDGEVLGEY; via the coding sequence TTGCGTGGATTTACGCTGGTTGAGTTGCTGGTCGTGATCGCGATCATCGGCGTCTTAATCGCCTTACTGCTTCCAGCGGTGCAGCAAGCCCGCGAAGCTGCTCGTCGCATGTCTTGCCAAAACAATCTCAAGCAAATGTCCTTGGGACTGCAGAACTTTCACGACACCTATCGCGAATTCCCCGACGGATCCCAGGGAGGCTGGGGACCATCTTGGGCCGCCTATCTGTTGAATTTCACCGAACAGCAAAATCAAGCTGACCAGCTTGATTTCAATGCTTTTTTCAGCCCTGGACTCGGCACCAAGGTCAATGACATCCCGCTCGATAATTATCTGCCGGAGTACATGACTTGCCCTTCCAGCAACCTGCCGCGTTTTAAACTCGAACCGTACCTCAATACCTACAATCGTGGTCACGGCACCTACGCCGGCATCACCGGCGCCTATCCTGATGGCGCAGCGCACGGAACCAGCCGCACCGTTTATATCCAGCGTTACAACGGCTATCACGTCGGCGGCGGGATGCTCATTCCGAATAAAAAAACCAAGATGTCGGAAGTGACCGACGGTACGAGCAACACCTTGATTCTCGCAGAGCAGTCAGCGCCGACGTTCAGCAGCACCGGCGTCGCCAGCGATATGCGCAGCTCGGGCTCCTACGGCTCGTTCCAAGGCGCCAACACGAGAGATGACATTAAAGAAGGAAGCGATTGGGACACGGTGCTGCAATACCATCGCGCGTTTAACGTCATCACGGTTCGTTATCAGATCAACTCGCTCACTTCACCCGGCATGAGCACGACGGCCGGCGGCCCCAACAATAACGTGAACAGCTCGCATCCCGGCGGCGCCCAGTTCGCCCGCGTTGACGGCAGCGTCGCGTTCATTCCCGAGACGATTAACTTTGACACGCTTCGCAACCTCTGCACTCGCGACGACGGCGAAGTCTTAGGGGAGTACTAA
- a CDS encoding bestrophin family protein, with amino-acid sequence MIVTEKDSWLRMIFAIHGTTMDRIWPRFGVVVGFSIFTTTIALVFPGHAYTLTMAPFTIVGLALAIFLGFRNNAAYDRYWEGRKLWGRMVNVCRSFTMQINTLIGDEGSTSVSSAPAPDQRRMVLLIIAYINALRHRLRDTDATEEMRQRLEDPQEAANCLAQDNIPAAIADRISHGINNAWRDGRLNVFHVSLLHQNLTEMIGIQGGCERIKSTPIPFTYSVLTHRTVLLYCLALPCGLHDTVGILTPVVVALVAYAFLGLDAVGDEIEQPFSMDDNDLPLLQLTTMIEINVRQLSGHSAEEIPPPIEPVDHLLI; translated from the coding sequence ATGATCGTCACCGAAAAAGATAGTTGGCTGCGGATGATCTTTGCGATTCATGGGACGACCATGGATCGGATTTGGCCGCGGTTTGGGGTGGTGGTCGGCTTTTCGATCTTCACCACCACGATTGCGTTGGTCTTTCCGGGGCATGCTTATACGTTGACGATGGCGCCGTTTACGATTGTTGGTCTGGCGCTGGCGATCTTTCTAGGCTTTCGCAATAACGCCGCTTATGACCGCTATTGGGAAGGACGCAAGTTGTGGGGGCGGATGGTCAATGTCTGTCGCAGCTTTACGATGCAAATCAATACGCTGATCGGCGACGAAGGTTCGACCAGCGTTTCCTCAGCACCGGCCCCAGACCAACGCCGCATGGTGCTGCTGATCATTGCTTACATTAACGCGCTGCGGCATCGGCTGCGTGATACGGACGCGACGGAAGAGATGCGTCAGCGTCTCGAAGATCCGCAGGAAGCGGCCAACTGTTTGGCGCAAGACAACATCCCGGCGGCGATTGCGGACCGCATCTCCCACGGTATCAACAACGCATGGCGCGACGGGCGCCTGAACGTCTTCCACGTGTCGCTATTGCATCAAAACTTGACCGAGATGATCGGGATCCAAGGAGGTTGCGAGCGCATCAAAAGCACGCCGATTCCGTTTACCTATAGCGTGCTGACCCACCGGACCGTTCTGTTGTACTGTCTCGCGTTGCCCTGCGGACTGCACGATACCGTCGGCATCTTGACGCCGGTCGTGGTCGCTTTGGTGGCTTACGCCTTCTTGGGATTGGACGCGGTCGGCGACGAGATCGAGCAGCCGTTCAGCATGGATGACAACGATCTGCCGCTGTTGCAGTTGACCACGATGATCGAAATCAACGTGCGGCAGCTTTCAGGTCACTCGGCGGAAGAGATCCCGCCGCCGATCGAGCCGGTCGATCACTTACTGATTTAA
- a CDS encoding IS4 family transposase — protein MSVTQQANQSLGQAMFGQAELGDKRRTNRAVAAFDSLCRHPGGTLPEKLAIGAELKGLYRLCENDAVEHSALIAAMHEYTLARIEEHQGPVLVVHDATELDYSTLYSLTDDLGQIGRGNHRGYICQNVLAVDSESGEVLGLLDQILHCRDEVPENETLPEHRNRETRESLLWPRGAQHLPDDWRLIDVADQGASTFEFFEHEYRSGRRFVIRNGKSRKVYPGHEASGQKRLLRGYAKSLPELGRFTMDVQSQRGKQARKARKQAEFILRGGPILLCAPHGKHGHHGNDRLSIYVTYVEEAAPPRKEKQVSWLLLTNEPVRTFDDAWRVAQWYERRWVIEEFHKAQKTGCGIEKLQFTNVHRLQPAIAMLSAVALTLLNFRTASRSPDAKTRPASEVIDPEYVEVLSRWRHGKYDANWSVYEFFYALARLGGHQNRRNDKPPGWLILWRGWEKMQCMIDGYRVAKCG, from the coding sequence ATGAGCGTCACTCAACAAGCGAATCAGAGTTTGGGGCAAGCCATGTTTGGGCAGGCGGAGTTGGGCGACAAGCGACGCACCAACCGCGCGGTTGCGGCATTTGACTCCCTCTGTCGGCATCCCGGCGGGACGTTGCCCGAGAAGTTGGCGATAGGCGCGGAACTGAAAGGGCTTTATCGACTCTGCGAAAATGATGCGGTCGAGCATTCCGCGTTGATTGCGGCGATGCATGAATACACGCTCGCTCGCATCGAAGAGCATCAAGGCCCCGTTCTGGTCGTGCATGACGCCACCGAGTTGGATTACTCGACACTCTATTCGTTGACGGACGACCTGGGTCAGATCGGCCGCGGCAATCATCGCGGCTACATCTGTCAGAACGTGCTGGCCGTTGATTCCGAGTCGGGCGAAGTCTTGGGTCTGCTCGATCAGATCTTGCATTGCCGCGACGAAGTGCCTGAGAACGAAACGCTGCCTGAGCATCGCAATCGCGAGACGCGAGAAAGCCTGCTTTGGCCTCGCGGCGCGCAGCATCTGCCGGACGATTGGCGCTTGATTGACGTGGCCGATCAAGGGGCGAGCACGTTTGAGTTTTTCGAGCATGAATACCGCAGCGGTCGACGCTTTGTGATTCGCAACGGTAAATCTCGCAAGGTCTATCCGGGGCATGAAGCGAGCGGTCAAAAGCGGCTTTTACGGGGGTATGCGAAGAGTTTGCCGGAACTGGGACGTTTCACGATGGATGTTCAATCGCAACGCGGCAAGCAAGCCCGAAAGGCGCGGAAGCAGGCTGAGTTTATCTTGCGAGGAGGTCCGATTCTGCTCTGCGCGCCGCACGGCAAACATGGACATCACGGTAATGATCGGCTCTCCATTTATGTAACGTATGTCGAGGAAGCCGCTCCGCCGCGAAAAGAAAAACAAGTCAGTTGGCTGCTGCTGACGAACGAGCCTGTGCGTACGTTTGACGACGCTTGGCGCGTGGCTCAGTGGTATGAACGGCGGTGGGTTATCGAGGAATTTCACAAGGCGCAGAAGACCGGTTGCGGGATTGAGAAATTGCAATTCACCAACGTCCATCGCTTGCAACCGGCGATCGCGATGCTCTCGGCGGTGGCGTTAACCTTGCTAAATTTCCGCACGGCAAGTCGCAGCCCCGACGCCAAAACGCGTCCGGCGAGCGAAGTCATCGATCCGGAATATGTCGAGGTGCTCAGCCGCTGGCGACACGGGAAGTACGATGCAAACTGGTCCGTGTACGAATTTTTCTACGCACTGGCACGCCTCGGCGGTCACCAAAACCGTAGAAACGATAAACCGCCCGGCTGGCTGATCCTGTGGCGAGGCTGGGAAAAAATGCAGTGCATGATCGATGGATATCGAGTTGCGAAATGTGGGTAA